One genomic segment of Sanyastnella coralliicola includes these proteins:
- a CDS encoding LIC11966 family surface protein, with protein sequence MLKKTLLFCAFAVILTSCESRSEKAAAYNDSLIEQQAYVLSALNELDSSLNKIDTTHIDEAYQILQGRIVESLRAVDEIGAFNKDESLYNATRELIQGYEGIVDGPYAELIDLISLPDSMFTPSKQLRAFEVEDDIINGVENLHNSFTKKQATFGVKYNVIFEEN encoded by the coding sequence ATGCTTAAGAAAACGCTACTCTTCTGCGCCTTTGCGGTTATTCTTACTTCGTGTGAATCACGCTCAGAAAAAGCCGCTGCCTACAACGATTCATTGATCGAACAGCAAGCCTATGTGCTCTCTGCGTTGAATGAATTGGATAGCTCTTTGAATAAAATCGACACCACGCACATCGACGAAGCTTACCAGATTCTACAAGGACGTATTGTGGAGAGTTTGCGCGCCGTAGACGAAATTGGTGCGTTCAACAAAGACGAATCTCTGTACAACGCTACCAGAGAATTAATTCAAGGATACGAGGGGATTGTCGATGGCCCCTATGCCGAATTGATCGATTTGATTTCTCTTCCAGACAGTATGTTCACTCCTAGCAAACAGCTTCGTGCCTTTGAAGTAGAGGATGACATCATCAACGGAGTAGAAAATCTGCACAACAGCTTCACGAAGAAGCAGGCGACTTTCGGTGTGAAGTACAATGTGATTTTCGAAGAGAATTAA
- a CDS encoding GNAT family N-acetyltransferase, whose product MSKPSMIELRIIEETGFQHEDIQPLNESTRTIVQANVDYYQRIGYNQPWVGYLAVQNGEAVGSCGFKGMRNGITEIAYVTFDPYRGNGVGTEMCRLLCEIASEHPEIEVTARTLKEPSYSTRILEKNGFRHVRDVVDEDGVEVWEYSLFRRKA is encoded by the coding sequence ATGTCAAAACCGAGCATGATCGAGCTTCGCATTATAGAAGAAACTGGCTTCCAACATGAAGATATCCAACCGCTGAATGAGTCTACGCGCACGATCGTTCAAGCAAACGTCGACTATTATCAGCGCATTGGCTATAATCAACCATGGGTAGGTTATTTGGCCGTTCAGAATGGAGAAGCGGTAGGTTCATGTGGTTTTAAAGGCATGAGGAATGGCATTACTGAAATCGCCTATGTCACTTTTGATCCCTACCGCGGAAATGGGGTAGGAACTGAAATGTGTCGACTCCTATGTGAAATTGCCTCCGAGCATCCTGAAATTGAAGTCACGGCAAGAACCTTGAAAGAGCCGAGTTATTCAACCCGAATCCTCGAGAAAAATGGCTTTCGTCATGTGCGAGATGTGGTGGATGAGGATGGCGTTGAGGTTTGGGAATACTCTCTTTTTAGGCGTAAGGCTTAG
- a CDS encoding T9SS C-terminal target domain-containing protein, with translation MRSILLFLCLVAAVSIQAQQAISIEPMLEARSSHQLAKIDDTKALAAGGWNGTEISASAEYYDVETEMWLEVAPMGTARTNFAMCDLNNGYVIAAGGWDGEDPASLASTEIYDFDNDTWMAGPDLTVGRSYVESTKLLDGRILFTGGFDGNNTMATCDIYDPVVNTITAAAPMNFARNSHATVLLPDGRVLVAGGFNPSLDFQMDEAEIYDPFLDEWTVTGSLNVGRDNMEGVVNDSGICAIVGGRVFNGNENLFEGLASAEIYEPFNGTWITVSLPQKHCYNHMLQFGNGAIYSVSGTDQTGDGVTTTYAPSMSFSLGISTTVETIDAAEDGDQRFRSASAQLSPDMWIVAGADDAGNGTAELWMEPSAVEDITAPSVIAFPNPCVDRFVISGNGNYFWQMIDMNGRIALEGQGNVVDVTTLPAGNYQLTSTDNENPFRLSVQVIH, from the coding sequence ATGCGATCAATACTACTCTTTCTCTGCCTCGTAGCTGCAGTCTCAATTCAAGCCCAGCAAGCCATTTCTATTGAACCGATGCTTGAAGCGCGCAGCTCACATCAGCTTGCAAAGATTGACGACACCAAGGCTCTTGCCGCCGGTGGATGGAATGGAACAGAGATCAGCGCTTCTGCTGAGTATTACGATGTAGAAACAGAAATGTGGTTAGAAGTAGCTCCTATGGGAACGGCTCGCACCAATTTTGCCATGTGTGACCTCAACAACGGCTATGTGATTGCAGCCGGAGGATGGGATGGCGAAGATCCAGCAAGCTTAGCTTCTACTGAGATTTACGATTTCGACAATGATACCTGGATGGCCGGACCTGATTTGACGGTTGGACGTTCTTATGTTGAATCAACAAAGCTTCTTGACGGACGCATCCTCTTTACTGGTGGTTTCGACGGAAACAATACGATGGCCACTTGCGACATCTATGACCCGGTAGTTAACACGATTACTGCAGCAGCTCCGATGAACTTTGCGCGTAATTCACATGCTACGGTATTGCTTCCTGACGGTAGAGTTCTTGTGGCTGGAGGATTTAATCCTTCCCTTGATTTCCAAATGGATGAAGCCGAGATTTATGATCCATTCCTAGATGAATGGACTGTCACTGGAAGCCTCAACGTAGGCCGTGACAACATGGAAGGTGTTGTAAACGATAGCGGCATCTGCGCGATTGTTGGTGGTCGTGTATTCAATGGTAATGAAAATCTTTTCGAAGGTCTCGCTAGCGCGGAAATTTATGAGCCATTCAACGGTACTTGGATCACCGTTAGCCTACCACAAAAGCATTGTTACAACCACATGCTGCAATTCGGAAACGGAGCGATTTATTCCGTTTCAGGAACAGATCAAACAGGAGATGGTGTGACTACTACTTACGCTCCTTCTATGTCTTTCAGCCTAGGAATTAGCACTACCGTGGAAACGATTGATGCTGCTGAGGATGGTGATCAACGATTCAGAAGTGCCTCTGCTCAACTTTCACCGGACATGTGGATCGTAGCTGGAGCTGACGATGCAGGAAACGGAACCGCTGAACTCTGGATGGAACCAAGCGCTGTAGAAGACATTACTGCCCCTTCAGTTATCGCCTTCCCCAACCCATGTGTTGACCGATTTGTCATCTCAGGAAATGGAAACTACTTCTGGCAGATGATCGATATGAATGGTCGAATTGCACTGGAAGGACAAGGAAATGTGGTAGATGTGACTACCTTGCCTGCTGGAAATTACCAGTTGACATCGACAGACAATGAAAACCCATTCCGTTTGTCGGTTCAGGTGATTCACTAG
- a CDS encoding SRPBCC domain-containing protein — MNTTHNITADSSKNVAFELFTSITINASAESVWKVLTDFEQYPEWNPFIKEIRGISFEPGGQIFAHIDNMKFKPIVQIYKENHIFEWLGKLFIKGLFDGRHRFELVENADGSTTLHHSEKFSGILVGLMKKKLDTEIRDSFEAMNVALKRRVEGQESRV; from the coding sequence ATGAATACAACACACAACATCACCGCTGATTCGTCTAAAAATGTGGCGTTTGAGCTCTTTACTTCTATCACTATTAACGCTAGCGCGGAATCGGTTTGGAAGGTCTTGACAGACTTTGAACAATACCCGGAGTGGAACCCTTTCATCAAAGAAATACGAGGAATTAGCTTCGAACCAGGCGGTCAGATTTTCGCTCACATCGACAACATGAAATTCAAACCCATTGTCCAGATCTACAAGGAGAACCACATCTTCGAATGGCTCGGCAAACTCTTTATCAAAGGCCTCTTCGACGGACGACATCGATTCGAATTAGTAGAAAATGCAGACGGCTCGACGACATTGCACCACAGCGAAAAGTTCTCAGGAATTTTGGTAGGACTAATGAAGAAGAAATTAGACACGGAAATCAGGGATTCATTCGAAGCTATGAATGTTGCTTTGAAGAGGAGGGTCGAGGGACAAGAGTCGAGAGTCTAG
- the mfd gene encoding transcription-repair coupling factor translates to MTLQEFQQIYTSDPVSKHIGDLLSHPESKVMIKGAVGSSRAMIAAAVIEDIKGDHLFILNDKESAAYFFNDLEHLLPDRKILFYPRSARVPYQSESTENANIAMRAEVLNEIRKFKGRTITVSFPEALAEQVVTKKNLSEHTFDIHLEESYSMEFIDEVMQEYAFEKVDYVYEPGQYSIRGGIVDIFSYSFDQPYRIEFFGDDVDSIRKFDPTTQLSTGKMTKATIVPNVGKQLLQESRESFFEFFGNDGVVWADNFAKCEDELKKTLEKAHHHYEKLESLLNHLKPEDLFTDPSVFKKLVSSLKTAEFGGANYFAESVMLEYDMTPQPSFNKNFELLGKNLRQNHASGYINVVTAGQPKQIERLYDIFEDRQEEVEFKPISIELSEGFIDKGRKILCYTDHQIFERYHRFRLKEGFRKNKEALTLKELSNLEPGDYVVHIDHGVGEFSGLQKVDVNGKEQEAIRLTYKGGDILYVSIHSLHRISKYSGKEGTVPKIDKLGSPAWQNKKNKTKKRVKELAFDLLKLYAKRKASKGFAYSPDGYLQNELEASFMYEDTPDQLAATTAVKEDMQGEYPMDRLVCGDVGFGKTEVAIRAAFKAACDGKQVAVLVPTTILSLQHYKSFKARLKEFPVTVDYLNRFKTGKKLRETLDNIESGKVDIVVGTHKIVGKQVKFKDLGLLVIDEEQKFGVSVKDKLKTMRANVDTLTLTATPIPRTLQFSLLGARDLSIINTPPPNRHPVETVLHGFNEEIIRDAISYEIQRGGQAYFVHNRVSNIKEVAGMIQRLVPDARVGIGHGQMNGDELEEVMTNFIDGTFDVLVATTIVESGIDISNANTMIINEAQNFGLSDLHQLRGRVGRSNKKAFCYLLAPPLHALPDESRKRLQAIEQFSDLGSGMNIAMRDLDIRGAGNMLGGEQSGFISDIGFDMYQKILDEAVRELKEEEFKDLFDEEQMKTQKFVAETALETDFELLIPDDYVTGIAERIQLYRELDETPNDDELDRFKKELVDRFGPIPKETEDLLESIKVRRMANDIGFEKLILKSGKMIGHFVSNQESAYYQSNKFSNVLEFLKHHPNRGKMYEKNGVLRMSFMNVERIDQAMEILRLLDGQKVGA, encoded by the coding sequence ATGACACTTCAAGAGTTCCAACAGATATACACGTCAGACCCCGTCAGTAAGCATATTGGCGATCTTTTGTCACATCCAGAATCAAAGGTGATGATTAAAGGGGCTGTGGGCTCATCGCGAGCCATGATTGCAGCAGCCGTCATCGAGGATATCAAAGGAGATCATCTGTTCATCTTGAACGATAAAGAGTCAGCGGCTTATTTCTTCAATGACCTGGAGCATCTGCTTCCAGACCGCAAAATCTTATTCTACCCGCGTTCAGCGCGTGTGCCTTATCAGTCTGAAAGTACTGAGAACGCGAACATCGCGATGCGAGCGGAGGTGTTGAATGAGATCCGCAAGTTCAAGGGGAGAACCATCACTGTTTCTTTCCCTGAAGCGTTGGCTGAGCAAGTGGTCACGAAGAAGAACCTTTCAGAACATACCTTCGATATTCATCTCGAAGAAAGCTACTCAATGGAGTTCATCGATGAGGTGATGCAAGAGTACGCTTTCGAGAAAGTTGATTACGTCTACGAACCCGGACAGTACTCCATCCGCGGAGGAATCGTTGACATATTTTCTTACAGCTTTGATCAGCCATACCGTATTGAATTCTTCGGTGACGATGTGGATTCAATTCGAAAGTTCGACCCAACAACTCAGCTGAGTACAGGGAAGATGACGAAGGCAACGATTGTCCCGAATGTGGGCAAACAACTGTTGCAAGAGTCGCGTGAGTCATTCTTCGAATTCTTCGGAAATGATGGGGTAGTTTGGGCTGATAATTTCGCCAAGTGCGAAGATGAACTCAAGAAGACCCTCGAAAAGGCACACCACCATTACGAGAAGTTGGAATCGCTGCTCAACCATTTGAAACCTGAAGATCTATTCACCGATCCGTCGGTGTTCAAAAAGTTGGTTAGTTCGCTGAAAACCGCGGAATTCGGAGGAGCGAATTACTTCGCAGAGAGCGTGATGCTCGAGTATGACATGACGCCGCAACCGAGCTTCAATAAGAACTTTGAGCTACTAGGAAAAAACCTACGTCAGAACCATGCCTCAGGGTACATCAATGTGGTTACTGCCGGTCAGCCAAAACAGATTGAGCGTCTTTACGACATCTTCGAAGACCGTCAAGAAGAGGTAGAATTCAAGCCGATTTCCATCGAACTGAGCGAAGGCTTCATTGATAAGGGGCGTAAGATTCTTTGTTACACGGATCACCAAATCTTTGAGCGATACCATCGTTTCAGATTGAAGGAAGGTTTCCGCAAGAACAAGGAGGCACTTACGCTGAAAGAGCTTTCAAACCTAGAGCCTGGGGATTATGTGGTACACATAGATCACGGGGTAGGTGAGTTTAGCGGACTTCAGAAAGTAGACGTCAACGGGAAGGAGCAAGAGGCGATTCGTTTGACCTATAAGGGAGGAGATATTCTCTACGTTTCGATTCACTCTCTTCACCGCATTTCCAAGTATTCTGGTAAGGAAGGAACTGTGCCGAAGATTGATAAACTCGGCTCTCCTGCTTGGCAGAATAAGAAGAACAAGACAAAGAAGCGCGTCAAGGAATTGGCTTTTGACCTGCTGAAACTATACGCGAAACGTAAGGCAAGCAAGGGCTTTGCGTATTCGCCAGATGGCTATCTCCAAAACGAATTGGAAGCCTCTTTTATGTACGAAGACACACCTGATCAACTTGCCGCAACAACTGCCGTGAAGGAAGACATGCAAGGTGAGTACCCAATGGATCGCCTCGTGTGTGGTGATGTTGGCTTTGGTAAGACGGAAGTGGCTATTCGTGCCGCTTTCAAGGCAGCTTGTGATGGGAAACAAGTAGCCGTTTTGGTTCCTACCACCATCCTTTCCCTGCAACACTACAAGAGCTTTAAGGCGCGTCTGAAAGAGTTCCCGGTAACCGTTGATTATCTCAACCGATTCAAGACCGGGAAGAAGCTTCGTGAGACGCTGGATAATATTGAAAGCGGTAAAGTGGATATAGTTGTCGGTACCCACAAGATCGTTGGGAAACAAGTGAAGTTTAAAGACCTCGGACTTCTTGTCATTGACGAAGAACAGAAGTTTGGGGTGTCTGTGAAAGACAAGCTGAAGACGATGCGTGCCAATGTTGATACCTTGACTTTGACCGCGACACCGATCCCTCGAACGCTTCAATTCTCATTACTCGGGGCACGTGACTTATCAATCATTAATACACCACCGCCAAACCGTCATCCGGTAGAAACGGTGTTGCATGGATTTAATGAAGAGATCATTCGAGATGCCATCAGCTATGAAATTCAGCGCGGAGGACAGGCCTACTTCGTCCATAATCGCGTGAGCAACATCAAGGAAGTAGCAGGTATGATCCAGCGCCTCGTTCCTGACGCTCGCGTTGGCATTGGCCATGGTCAGATGAACGGTGATGAGCTAGAAGAGGTCATGACCAACTTCATTGATGGTACTTTCGATGTCTTGGTTGCTACCACTATCGTGGAATCGGGTATCGATATTTCGAACGCGAACACGATGATCATTAATGAAGCGCAGAACTTCGGATTAAGTGATCTACACCAGCTTCGTGGACGTGTAGGACGTTCAAACAAAAAGGCATTCTGTTACCTGCTAGCCCCTCCGCTCCATGCGTTGCCTGATGAATCACGCAAGCGATTGCAGGCGATTGAACAGTTCTCTGATCTTGGGTCGGGAATGAATATCGCCATGCGAGATCTAGATATCCGCGGGGCTGGAAATATGCTTGGAGGAGAGCAGTCAGGATTTATCAGCGACATCGGTTTCGATATGTATCAGAAGATCCTGGATGAGGCTGTTCGTGAGCTGAAAGAAGAAGAGTTCAAAGATCTTTTCGATGAAGAGCAGATGAAAACGCAAAAGTTTGTCGCTGAGACAGCCTTAGAGACAGACTTTGAGCTTCTCATTCCAGATGATTACGTTACTGGAATTGCCGAGCGTATTCAGCTCTATCGTGAACTTGACGAGACACCGAACGATGACGAGCTAGACCGTTTCAAGAAGGAATTGGTTGACCGTTTCGGTCCAATTCCTAAAGAGACTGAAGACCTCTTAGAATCAATTAAGGTGCGTCGAATGGCCAATGACATTGGCTTTGAGAAATTGATCCTGAAATCAGGAAAAATGATTGGGCATTTTGTCTCAAACCAAGAGTCTGCTTACTACCAGAGTAACAAGTTCTCTAATGTGCTGGAGTTCCTAAAACATCACCCAAACAGAGGGAAGATGTACGAGAAGAACGGTGTCCTGCGCATGAGTTTCATGAACGTGGAACGCATTGATCAAGCCATGGAGATTCTTCGCCTGCTTGACGGACAAAAAGTGGGAGCTTAA
- a CDS encoding Crp/Fnr family transcriptional regulator, producing MLISTYIEQYFGVSQAHLPQLESLFKEERLEKGEFHTKQGDRHGRLSFITSGYLRIHSIQNEKDVTQWISSPTEFTTDLGSLVFGQAARRNIEALTPVVMYSISQSDYQSLSQHIPEWQQLEKLFLAKCFMTIEDRVSSFIALSAEERYLQLFEHKRELFQHIPLQYLASMLGMTPETFSRVRKKTLS from the coding sequence ATGTTAATCTCCACCTACATAGAACAGTATTTCGGCGTTAGCCAAGCACATCTACCCCAACTTGAATCGCTGTTCAAGGAAGAAAGGTTGGAGAAAGGTGAATTCCACACCAAACAAGGCGATCGTCATGGGCGTCTTTCGTTTATCACTTCTGGCTATTTGCGAATTCACAGTATTCAGAATGAGAAAGACGTGACCCAGTGGATTTCCTCACCAACTGAATTTACGACGGACCTAGGTAGTTTGGTCTTCGGACAAGCGGCACGAAGAAATATTGAAGCCCTGACTCCAGTGGTCATGTATTCTATATCGCAATCGGATTATCAATCGCTCAGCCAACACATTCCGGAGTGGCAACAGCTCGAGAAACTCTTCTTGGCAAAGTGTTTCATGACCATTGAAGACCGTGTTTCATCATTCATAGCCTTATCGGCAGAAGAGCGCTATTTGCAACTGTTCGAACACAAACGGGAACTGTTCCAACACATCCCACTTCAATACCTCGCATCAATGCTGGGTATGACGCCAGAAACCTTCAGTCGGGTGCGCAAGAAGACGCTTTCTTGA
- the fbp gene encoding class 1 fructose-bisphosphatase, translating into MRKIITLSEYIIDRQADFPYASGDLSRLLSDIGIAAKIVNKQVNKAGLGDILGAHGTENIQGETQQKLDVIADEVFINSFKNGGQVCGIASEENDGYLAFEKDLCKKGKYVVLFDPLDGSSNIDVNVSIGTIFSIYRRTSSIGDLANVNDFLQVGYEQAAAGYVVYGSSTMLVYSTGHGVNGFTLEPSIGEFCLSHPNMQIPEDGKIYSINEGNLAMCEEGVKSYIDYCKEVDKQSNRPYSARYIGSLVADFHRNLIKGGIYIYPATSSAPNGKLRLLYECNPLAFLAEQAGGVATDGKQRILDIKPTELHQRVPYYVGSKNMVEKAMEYLAEQEAVTK; encoded by the coding sequence CCGACTTCCCGTACGCTTCTGGTGACCTGTCAAGATTATTAAGTGACATCGGGATCGCGGCTAAGATCGTGAACAAGCAGGTGAACAAAGCCGGACTTGGAGATATCCTGGGTGCGCATGGGACAGAGAATATTCAAGGGGAAACTCAACAAAAGCTAGATGTCATTGCAGATGAGGTCTTCATCAATTCATTTAAGAATGGTGGGCAAGTCTGCGGAATCGCAAGTGAGGAGAATGATGGCTATCTGGCCTTTGAAAAGGACCTGTGTAAGAAAGGAAAGTATGTCGTGCTGTTTGATCCACTTGATGGATCATCCAATATCGATGTCAACGTTTCTATTGGAACCATCTTTAGCATTTACCGTCGTACTTCGTCTATTGGTGATTTAGCTAATGTGAACGACTTCCTCCAAGTTGGATATGAGCAAGCTGCAGCAGGATATGTTGTGTACGGTTCGTCAACCATGTTGGTGTACAGCACCGGACATGGAGTGAATGGCTTTACGCTTGAACCTTCAATTGGTGAGTTCTGCTTAAGTCATCCGAACATGCAGATTCCGGAAGATGGCAAGATCTATAGCATCAACGAAGGAAACCTGGCGATGTGCGAAGAAGGAGTAAAATCATACATCGATTACTGCAAGGAAGTAGACAAGCAATCGAATCGTCCGTATTCAGCTCGTTACATTGGTTCTTTGGTAGCCGATTTCCATCGAAACTTGATTAAAGGTGGAATCTATATCTATCCAGCAACATCAAGTGCCCCCAATGGGAAGCTTCGTCTGTTGTACGAATGCAATCCGCTCGCTTTCCTCGCGGAACAAGCAGGTGGTGTGGCTACTGACGGGAAGCAACGGATTCTTGATATCAAGCCTACGGAGCTTCATCAACGTGTACCTTACTACGTAGGATCAAAGAACATGGTCGAGAAGGCCATGGAGTATCTAGCTGAACAAGAAGCGGTGACGAAGTAG
- a CDS encoding CotH kinase family protein, whose protein sequence is MRRILGTMLAILVSYGAIAQILTESNLPIIVINTDGGDEIPDEPKINGTMGIINNGDGMTNSLSDPFNYHFGNIGIETRGNSTQDFEKKTYSLELRNEANQDTSINLFNMGKEEDWILHAMVIDKTQIRIPFSFYVFQQMGHYASDWQYVELVINGDYRGLYLFCERIKRDDDRVDIAKLSEDEITGDDVTGGYILRIDWTYDYEGAGFESQFESQSGDNMIYQWYYPREEAIQPEQAQYIENWMYRFESAAFSNDYMNDQGERYTDLINVSSFTDFLLINELSKNADGYKLSSYIHKDKDSNGGKLVAGPIWDFDQSYGSSLVCSTHIPEGWTYLQEQDGCEDLESMPMWWQRMMQDSIFTNHLACRWSQFRQDFLSLDAINNWIVEDTTLISQALTRNYMRWDDVIGEYIWIEPDPLPETYQEEVEVMQNWISQRVAWLDANMPGNCEFDVITNVESPEILQASVYPNPAGYVVNVRTNEAVQINLIDAQGRVIYQSQLPQSQFIIDVSAFAKGTYILRLEGDNSVGVERLVVQ, encoded by the coding sequence ATGAGAAGGATTTTGGGAACAATGTTGGCCATTCTGGTCAGCTATGGGGCTATTGCACAAATTTTAACGGAATCGAATTTGCCAATCATCGTGATTAACACTGATGGTGGAGACGAAATTCCTGATGAACCAAAAATCAATGGAACGATGGGCATCATCAACAATGGTGATGGCATGACCAATTCGTTATCTGACCCTTTCAATTATCACTTCGGAAACATTGGTATCGAAACACGCGGGAATTCAACGCAGGATTTTGAGAAGAAAACCTACTCGTTAGAGCTTCGAAATGAAGCGAATCAAGACACCTCGATTAACCTATTCAACATGGGGAAGGAGGAAGACTGGATCCTCCACGCGATGGTGATTGATAAGACGCAAATTCGTATCCCGTTTAGCTTTTATGTATTCCAACAGATGGGGCATTACGCCTCTGATTGGCAATATGTGGAACTCGTTATCAATGGAGATTATCGCGGGCTTTACCTCTTCTGTGAGCGTATCAAGCGGGATGATGATCGAGTAGATATCGCCAAGTTGAGTGAAGACGAAATCACCGGTGATGATGTGACTGGTGGGTACATTTTGCGAATTGATTGGACCTACGATTACGAAGGAGCTGGTTTCGAGTCGCAGTTTGAGTCTCAAAGCGGCGATAACATGATCTATCAGTGGTACTATCCGCGTGAAGAGGCCATTCAACCTGAACAGGCGCAGTACATTGAGAATTGGATGTATCGCTTTGAAAGTGCGGCCTTCAGCAACGATTACATGAATGATCAAGGCGAACGATACACCGATTTGATCAACGTGAGCTCATTTACAGATTTCTTGTTGATCAATGAACTATCCAAGAACGCCGATGGCTATAAATTGAGTTCATACATCCACAAAGACAAAGACAGTAACGGTGGAAAGTTGGTGGCTGGTCCGATCTGGGATTTCGACCAGAGTTACGGCAGTTCGTTAGTCTGTTCAACGCATATTCCAGAGGGTTGGACTTACCTGCAGGAACAAGACGGATGTGAAGATTTGGAATCGATGCCGATGTGGTGGCAACGGATGATGCAAGACAGCATCTTCACCAACCACTTAGCTTGTCGATGGAGTCAATTTCGCCAAGACTTCCTCTCACTAGACGCCATCAATAACTGGATCGTTGAAGACACAACGCTAATTTCTCAGGCGCTCACGCGCAACTACATGCGTTGGGATGATGTGATTGGTGAATACATCTGGATCGAGCCAGACCCGCTTCCAGAAACCTACCAAGAAGAAGTGGAGGTGATGCAAAACTGGATTTCACAGCGCGTGGCGTGGCTCGATGCCAACATGCCTGGTAATTGCGAGTTCGATGTCATCACTAACGTGGAATCGCCTGAGATTCTACAAGCTTCGGTATATCCGAACCCAGCTGGTTATGTCGTGAATGTCAGAACCAACGAAGCGGTTCAAATCAATCTCATCGACGCACAAGGAAGAGTCATATACCAATCTCAACTTCCTCAAAGTCAATTCATAATTGACGTAAGTGCTTTTGCTAAAGGCACCTATATCTTACGGTTGGAAGGGGATAATAGTGTTGGAGTGGAGCGACTGGTCGTTCAATAG
- a CDS encoding ligand-binding sensor domain-containing protein — MKTGILFGTLLILTAVMFFGCSDEMSATAPEAGSDEVLVEPVKRYTSGDVIFDAFQDSRGDLWFCTSNEGVFKYDGESFTQYTTENGLCSNDISQVVEDAQGQLWFATDKGICGFDESFSVLIPLPQQEINTKWLRDCYPVVNPNGVSSLFVDSTGVFWIGSNGAGAYRYDGESFESYLTEQCALMPDSLHHNVVSDIIQDHEGNIWFTSFSHGGVSRYDGSTFTHYDTTDGLGDDMIASAYVQRDGRIWFGTQDGGMSYVDGEGFQTVYRPEGECHNNMATLFEDSKGRLWMASYARSGVCWYENGEFTSLEIKNSDKLVDIKCIGEDRNGNIWFGGRYGILWRYDGSELKDFTQKG; from the coding sequence ATGAAGACTGGAATTTTATTTGGCACTTTATTGATTTTGACTGCTGTGATGTTCTTTGGATGTTCTGATGAGATGAGTGCTACGGCACCTGAAGCAGGTTCTGATGAAGTGCTTGTTGAACCAGTGAAGAGGTATACCTCTGGAGATGTCATTTTTGATGCCTTTCAAGATTCTCGTGGCGACCTCTGGTTTTGTACGAGTAATGAGGGAGTATTTAAATACGACGGAGAGTCATTTACACAGTATACGACGGAAAACGGTTTGTGCAGCAATGACATTTCCCAAGTGGTTGAAGATGCGCAAGGACAATTGTGGTTCGCTACAGATAAGGGGATTTGTGGGTTTGACGAGAGCTTCTCCGTGTTGATTCCATTACCGCAGCAAGAGATTAACACCAAGTGGTTGCGTGATTGCTACCCAGTTGTGAACCCAAATGGAGTGTCGAGTTTATTCGTTGATTCCACAGGTGTGTTTTGGATTGGCTCTAACGGAGCTGGGGCATATCGCTATGATGGTGAGTCATTCGAATCATACCTGACTGAACAATGCGCTTTGATGCCGGATAGTCTACATCACAACGTAGTGAGCGACATCATTCAAGATCATGAAGGAAACATTTGGTTCACTTCCTTTTCTCACGGAGGGGTGAGCAGATACGATGGTAGCACCTTCACGCACTACGACACCACAGATGGCCTCGGAGATGATATGATCGCATCAGCCTACGTTCAACGCGATGGAAGAATCTGGTTCGGAACCCAAGATGGTGGCATGAGCTACGTTGATGGTGAAGGGTTCCAAACGGTATATCGTCCTGAAGGAGAGTGCCACAACAACATGGCTACCTTATTCGAAGACAGCAAGGGTCGACTTTGGATGGCGAGTTACGCCCGAAGTGGTGTCTGTTGGTATGAAAATGGAGAATTCACCTCGCTAGAAATCAAAAACAGCGACAAACTTGTCGACATCAAATGCATTGGGGAAGACAGAAATGGAAACATCTGGTTTGGCGGGAGGTATGGGATTCTCTGGAGGTATGATGGCTCAGAACTCAAAGACTTTACGCAGAAAGGTTAG